One window of Serinus canaria isolate serCan28SL12 chromosome 3, serCan2020, whole genome shotgun sequence genomic DNA carries:
- the LOC103821707 gene encoding cytochrome P450 1B1 isoform X1, with protein MLYFDIFLLLQKCQEQSKVVLFSWGTISSVSEGFAIPVPPGRRKARGGLERRTHTPLASSPSAGGGARFKSKRRRKRERSEPRAEARPEGTGASRGASCPGLPSLILPGAGVSMALERLGEALRGIPPLQSSLLLLLCLLAAIHLGKLLLQHQQRRRQGQRQAPPGPFPWPLIGNAAQLGSAPHLSFARLASTYGAVFQLRLGRWPVVVLNGERAIRQALVRQGAAFAGRPPFPSFQLVSGGLSLAFGGYSELWKLHRRAAHATVRAFSTGSPATRRLLERHLVGEARALVALLVRGSAGGAFLDPSRVLVVAVANVMSALCFGSRYSHGDGEFLRIVGRNEQFGRAVGAGSLVDALPWLQRFPSPVRAAYRAFRDLNRDFYGFVRGKFLQHQRSLRPGAAPRDMMDAFIRLQREQPWLQLEHVPATVTDIFGASQDTLSTALQWLLIFLIRYPKVQAKMQEEVDRIVGRDRLPCVEDQPHLPYIMAFLYESMRFSSFVPVTIPHATTTNTFIMGYLIPKDTVIFVNQWSVNHDPAKWSNPEDFDPTRFLDENGFINKDLTSSVMIFSLGKRRCIGEELSKVQLFLFTSILVHQCNFTANPNEDPKMDFTYGLTIKPKPFTLNVTLRDTMDLLDQAVQRLQAEKAASESQLSANA; from the exons ATGTtgtattttgatatttttttgttACTGCAAAAATGTCAAGAACAAAGCAAAGTCGTTCTGTTTTCTTGGGGAACGATTTCCTCCGTATCTGAGGGTTTTGCCATCCCGGTTCCCCCGGGGCGCCGGAAAGCCCGGGGGGGCTTGGAGCGCCGTACCCACACGCCTCTcgccagctctcccagtgcgGGCGGAGGCGCCAGATTTAAGAGTAAAAGGCGCCGTAAGCGGGAGAGGAGCGAGCCCAGGGCGGAGGCGAGACCGGAGGGCACCGGAGCCAGCCGGGGTGCGAGCTGCCCGGGGCTTCCCAGCCTCATTCTCCCCGGAGCTGGTGTCAG CATGGCCCTCGAGAGGCTCGGGGAAGCGCTGCGCGGCATCCCCCCGTTGCAaagctccctcctgctcctcctctgcctcctcgCAGCCATCCACCTGGGcaagctcctcctgcagcatcagcagcgCCGGCGGCAGGGCCAGCGCCAGGCGCCGCCGGGCCCTTTCCCCTGGCCCCTGATCGGCAACGCGGCGCAGCTGGGCAGCGCCCCGCATCTCTCCTTCGCCCGGCTGGCCAGCACCTACGGCGCCGTGTTCCAGCTGCGCCTGGGGCGCTGGCCCGTGGTGGTGCTGAACGGGGAGCGCGCCATCCGCCAGGCCCTCGTCCGCCAGGGGGCCGCCTTCGCGGGCCGCCCGCCCTTCCCGTCCTTCCAGCTGGTGTCGGGCGGGCTCAGCCTGGCCTTCGGCGGATACTCGGAGCTCTGGAAGCTGCACCGGCGGGCGGCGCACGCCACGGTGCGCGCTTTCTCCACGGGCAGCCCCGCCACCCGCCGCCTGCTCGAGCGGCACCTGGTGGGCGAGGCGCGGGCGCTGGTGGCGCTGCTGGTGCGCGGCAGCGCCGGCGGCGCCTTCCTCGACCCCTCGCGCGTCCTGGTGGTGGCCGTGGCCAACGTGATGAGCGCCCTGTGCTTCGGCAGCCGCTACAGCCACGGCGACGGCGAGTTCCTGCGCATCGTGGGGCGCAACGAGCAGTTCGGGAGGGCGGTGGGCGCCGGCAGCCTGGTGGAtgcactgccctggctccagcGCTTCCCCAGCCCCGTCCGCGCCGCCTACCGCGCCTTCCGCGACCTCAACCGCGACTTCTACGGCTTCGTCCGCGGCAagttcctgcagcaccagcgCAGCCTgcgccccggggccgccccccgCGACATGATGGACGCCTTCATCCGCCTGCAGCGGGAGCAGCCGTGGCTGCAGCTCGAGCACGTGCCCGCCACCGTCACCGACATCTTCGGCGCCAGCCAGGACACTCTCTCCACCGCCCTGCAGTGGctcctcatcttcctcatcAG GTACCCGAAAGTGCAGGCTAAAATGCAAGAAGAAGTGGATAGGATTGTTGGAAGAGACCGTCTGCCGTGTGTTGAAGATCAGCCTCACCTGCCCTACATCATGGCTTTCCTGTATGAATCCATGCGTTTCAGCAGTTTTGTGCCTGTGACTATCCCACACGCCACCACAACCAACACCTTCATCATGGGCTACCTCATTCCCAAGGACACCGTCATCTTTGTCAATCAGTGGTCAGTGAATCATGACCCAGCAAAATGGTCCAACCCAGAGGATTTTGATCCAACAAGATTCCTGGATGAGAATGGGTTCATCAATAAAGATCTTACGAGCAGCGTGATGATTTTCTCCTTGGGGAAGCGTCGGTGTATTGGAGAGGAGTTATCCAAGGTGCAGCTCTTTCTCTTTACCTCCATACTGGTGCATCAGTGCAATTTTACTGCTAATCCAAATGAGGACCCTAAAATGGACTTTACCTATGGGCTGACCATTAAACCTAAGCCATTCACCTTGAATGTTACGCTCCGAGATACAATGGATTTGCTCGATCAGGCTGTCCAAAGACTGCAAGCAGAGAAAGCAGCCAGTGAGAGTCAGCTGTCAGCAAATGCCTGA
- the LOC103821707 gene encoding cytochrome P450 1B1 isoform X2 has translation MEAACNSMALERLGEALRGIPPLQSSLLLLLCLLAAIHLGKLLLQHQQRRRQGQRQAPPGPFPWPLIGNAAQLGSAPHLSFARLASTYGAVFQLRLGRWPVVVLNGERAIRQALVRQGAAFAGRPPFPSFQLVSGGLSLAFGGYSELWKLHRRAAHATVRAFSTGSPATRRLLERHLVGEARALVALLVRGSAGGAFLDPSRVLVVAVANVMSALCFGSRYSHGDGEFLRIVGRNEQFGRAVGAGSLVDALPWLQRFPSPVRAAYRAFRDLNRDFYGFVRGKFLQHQRSLRPGAAPRDMMDAFIRLQREQPWLQLEHVPATVTDIFGASQDTLSTALQWLLIFLIRYPKVQAKMQEEVDRIVGRDRLPCVEDQPHLPYIMAFLYESMRFSSFVPVTIPHATTTNTFIMGYLIPKDTVIFVNQWSVNHDPAKWSNPEDFDPTRFLDENGFINKDLTSSVMIFSLGKRRCIGEELSKVQLFLFTSILVHQCNFTANPNEDPKMDFTYGLTIKPKPFTLNVTLRDTMDLLDQAVQRLQAEKAASESQLSANA, from the exons ATGGAAGCAGCGTGCAACAG CATGGCCCTCGAGAGGCTCGGGGAAGCGCTGCGCGGCATCCCCCCGTTGCAaagctccctcctgctcctcctctgcctcctcgCAGCCATCCACCTGGGcaagctcctcctgcagcatcagcagcgCCGGCGGCAGGGCCAGCGCCAGGCGCCGCCGGGCCCTTTCCCCTGGCCCCTGATCGGCAACGCGGCGCAGCTGGGCAGCGCCCCGCATCTCTCCTTCGCCCGGCTGGCCAGCACCTACGGCGCCGTGTTCCAGCTGCGCCTGGGGCGCTGGCCCGTGGTGGTGCTGAACGGGGAGCGCGCCATCCGCCAGGCCCTCGTCCGCCAGGGGGCCGCCTTCGCGGGCCGCCCGCCCTTCCCGTCCTTCCAGCTGGTGTCGGGCGGGCTCAGCCTGGCCTTCGGCGGATACTCGGAGCTCTGGAAGCTGCACCGGCGGGCGGCGCACGCCACGGTGCGCGCTTTCTCCACGGGCAGCCCCGCCACCCGCCGCCTGCTCGAGCGGCACCTGGTGGGCGAGGCGCGGGCGCTGGTGGCGCTGCTGGTGCGCGGCAGCGCCGGCGGCGCCTTCCTCGACCCCTCGCGCGTCCTGGTGGTGGCCGTGGCCAACGTGATGAGCGCCCTGTGCTTCGGCAGCCGCTACAGCCACGGCGACGGCGAGTTCCTGCGCATCGTGGGGCGCAACGAGCAGTTCGGGAGGGCGGTGGGCGCCGGCAGCCTGGTGGAtgcactgccctggctccagcGCTTCCCCAGCCCCGTCCGCGCCGCCTACCGCGCCTTCCGCGACCTCAACCGCGACTTCTACGGCTTCGTCCGCGGCAagttcctgcagcaccagcgCAGCCTgcgccccggggccgccccccgCGACATGATGGACGCCTTCATCCGCCTGCAGCGGGAGCAGCCGTGGCTGCAGCTCGAGCACGTGCCCGCCACCGTCACCGACATCTTCGGCGCCAGCCAGGACACTCTCTCCACCGCCCTGCAGTGGctcctcatcttcctcatcAG GTACCCGAAAGTGCAGGCTAAAATGCAAGAAGAAGTGGATAGGATTGTTGGAAGAGACCGTCTGCCGTGTGTTGAAGATCAGCCTCACCTGCCCTACATCATGGCTTTCCTGTATGAATCCATGCGTTTCAGCAGTTTTGTGCCTGTGACTATCCCACACGCCACCACAACCAACACCTTCATCATGGGCTACCTCATTCCCAAGGACACCGTCATCTTTGTCAATCAGTGGTCAGTGAATCATGACCCAGCAAAATGGTCCAACCCAGAGGATTTTGATCCAACAAGATTCCTGGATGAGAATGGGTTCATCAATAAAGATCTTACGAGCAGCGTGATGATTTTCTCCTTGGGGAAGCGTCGGTGTATTGGAGAGGAGTTATCCAAGGTGCAGCTCTTTCTCTTTACCTCCATACTGGTGCATCAGTGCAATTTTACTGCTAATCCAAATGAGGACCCTAAAATGGACTTTACCTATGGGCTGACCATTAAACCTAAGCCATTCACCTTGAATGTTACGCTCCGAGATACAATGGATTTGCTCGATCAGGCTGTCCAAAGACTGCAAGCAGAGAAAGCAGCCAGTGAGAGTCAGCTGTCAGCAAATGCCTGA